A window of the Myxococcales bacterium genome harbors these coding sequences:
- a CDS encoding penicillin-binding protein: MPPQRKRVWIQDPGPRHWSRVLLNIVVTSAAGGLLATVIASFFMYHILSLGLPKIDKLADYRPNLVSEVYDRNGVLIGEFMWENQRRYLVKVEEVPLKVIQAFISAEDKGFFSHQGLDYWSIFRAAWANLASGEIKQGGSTITQQVVKSLLLTPEKTYTRKMREIILAKRIEDRLTKTEILYLYLNQIYFGSGSYGIQAAANDYFGKNVGELKVEEAALLAGLVQAPGRYNPRAYPDRALGRRRYVLQRMYEDGHLTDAEYKQADATPLRIHESNDLNREKAPHFVEHVRRYLMKKYGVDRVLKDGLRITTTCDLKLQRVAHEAAVKGLRNHAKRQGLLVVPETVARTDWPKATEQLKRRNDLKGPTEVREGLVALVDDVAGVVKVDLGGPLVRIPFAEMKWVTKVERGGQTKAVAGLTRPGQLLRPGDRVATYRANAEGDYVLAAWPAAETAFLAMDIATRQVLAMVGGKNFDDSEFNRMVQAKRQPGSAFKPIVYGAAVNAGMTTATVFADTALVFADNWRPANYDRKFRGYMSLREALTKSINTVTIRVAQAIGVDYLVRFANRLGIRSIRTGDLSMAIGTYEVTPLELINAYAVYASGGLLMDPVFVKKVTDRDGQVIEEAAIDNYIQPAPPLAGVPDLRNYNDAKFQAAENPETAAPDRDHRLAEILKNFGLAKDQSPTPAPTPPEVTPTEEEPDHRTVQAREEGKIIRRQVLSPQVSYIVTSMMHSVATEGTGARSNALDRMVAGKTGTTNDYADAWFIGFSPHILAGVWIGYDQGGKTLGGGESGSTTALPVWIDFMQTALTGETKEPFAAPAGIVFARIDPDTGLLARPDSPGREEVFIAGTEPTEYAPSASAPRPADFFDIEYDEE, encoded by the coding sequence GTGCCGCCGCAGCGAAAACGGGTATGGATCCAGGATCCCGGTCCGCGCCATTGGTCGCGCGTGCTGCTCAATATCGTCGTCACCAGCGCGGCGGGCGGCCTGTTGGCGACGGTCATCGCTTCGTTTTTCATGTACCACATTCTCAGCTTGGGCTTGCCGAAGATCGACAAACTGGCCGATTACCGGCCGAATCTGGTCAGCGAGGTCTACGATCGCAACGGCGTTCTGATCGGCGAATTCATGTGGGAAAACCAACGCCGCTACCTGGTGAAGGTGGAGGAAGTGCCGCTGAAGGTCATCCAGGCTTTCATCTCGGCCGAGGACAAGGGCTTTTTCTCGCACCAGGGCTTGGATTACTGGAGCATCTTCCGCGCCGCCTGGGCCAACCTGGCTTCCGGCGAAATCAAGCAGGGAGGTTCGACCATCACCCAACAGGTCGTCAAAAGCCTCCTGCTGACTCCCGAAAAGACCTATACGCGCAAGATGCGCGAAATCATCCTCGCCAAGCGAATCGAGGACCGGCTGACGAAAACCGAAATCCTTTACCTCTACCTGAACCAGATTTATTTCGGCTCGGGTTCTTACGGTATCCAGGCCGCGGCGAACGACTATTTCGGGAAAAACGTCGGCGAGTTGAAGGTCGAGGAAGCCGCCTTGCTGGCGGGGCTGGTGCAGGCGCCCGGCCGCTACAATCCGCGCGCCTACCCGGATCGCGCCCTGGGCCGCCGCCGTTACGTCCTGCAGCGTATGTACGAGGACGGCCACCTGACCGACGCGGAATACAAACAGGCCGACGCCACGCCGCTACGCATCCACGAATCGAACGATCTGAACCGCGAAAAGGCGCCGCATTTCGTCGAACACGTCCGCCGATACCTGATGAAAAAATACGGCGTCGACCGCGTGCTGAAGGACGGCCTGCGCATCACCACGACCTGCGACCTCAAGTTGCAGCGCGTGGCGCACGAGGCGGCGGTGAAGGGCCTGCGCAACCACGCCAAGCGGCAGGGCCTGCTGGTGGTTCCCGAAACCGTGGCGCGGACCGATTGGCCGAAGGCGACCGAGCAGTTGAAGCGGCGCAACGATTTGAAAGGCCCGACCGAAGTCCGCGAGGGCCTGGTGGCGCTGGTGGACGACGTGGCCGGGGTGGTCAAGGTGGATCTGGGCGGTCCCCTGGTGCGGATTCCGTTCGCCGAGATGAAATGGGTGACGAAGGTCGAACGCGGCGGGCAGACGAAAGCCGTCGCGGGCCTGACCCGTCCCGGCCAATTGCTGCGGCCCGGCGATCGCGTCGCGACCTACCGGGCGAACGCCGAGGGCGATTACGTGCTGGCCGCCTGGCCCGCCGCCGAAACCGCGTTTCTGGCGATGGATATCGCTACCCGGCAAGTGCTGGCGATGGTCGGCGGCAAGAATTTCGACGACAGCGAGTTCAACCGCATGGTCCAGGCGAAACGACAGCCGGGCAGCGCCTTCAAGCCGATCGTCTACGGCGCGGCCGTCAACGCCGGCATGACCACCGCCACCGTGTTCGCCGATACGGCGCTGGTGTTCGCCGACAACTGGCGGCCGGCCAACTACGACCGGAAGTTCCGCGGTTACATGTCGCTGCGCGAGGCCCTGACCAAATCGATCAACACCGTGACCATCCGCGTCGCGCAGGCGATCGGCGTCGACTACCTGGTGCGCTTCGCCAACCGGCTGGGCATCCGCAGCATCCGGACCGGCGATCTGTCGATGGCCATCGGCACCTACGAGGTGACGCCGCTCGAGTTGATCAACGCCTACGCGGTGTATGCCTCGGGCGGTCTGTTGATGGATCCGGTTTTCGTGAAAAAGGTGACCGATCGCGACGGCCAGGTGATCGAGGAGGCGGCGATCGACAATTACATCCAACCCGCGCCGCCGCTCGCCGGCGTGCCCGACCTGCGCAATTACAACGACGCCAAGTTCCAGGCGGCGGAAAATCCCGAAACGGCCGCGCCCGACCGCGATCACCGGCTGGCGGAAATCCTGAAAAATTTCGGCCTGGCCAAGGACCAGTCGCCGACGCCCGCGCCGACGCCGCCCGAGGTCACGCCGACCGAGGAGGAACCCGACCACCGCACTGTCCAAGCGCGCGAGGAAGGCAAGATCATCCGCCGCCAGGTGTTGTCGCCGCAGGTTTCCTACATTGTGACCAGCATGATGCACAGCGTGGCCACCGAGGGCACGGGCGCCCGGAGCAATGCGCTGGACCGGATGGTGGCGGGCAAGACCGGCACGACCAACGATTACGCCGACGCCTGGTTCATCGGTTTTTCGCCGCACATCCTGGCGGGCGTCTGGATCGGTTACGACCAGGGCGGCAAGACGCTCGGCGGCGGCGAATCGGGCAGCACGACGGCGCTGCCGGTCTGGATCGACTTCATGCAGACCGCGTTGACCGGCGAAACCAAGGAACCCTTCGCCGCGCCGGCGGGCATCGTGTTCGCGCGGATCGATCCGGATACGGGCTTGTTGGCCCGGCCGGATTCGCCGGGCCGCGAGGAAGTCTTCATCGCCGGCACCGAACCCACCGAGTACGCGCCCAGCGCCAGCGCCCCGCGCCCGGCCGATTTCTTCGACATCGAATACGACGAGGAATGA
- a CDS encoding zinc ribbon domain-containing protein gives MPLVKCPDCGKEVSDQAPTCPQCGRPLKAQPKPADSQSGMSSMEKWWRLSAILSVFSMVFSMIFSFFGWFGRLFRRD, from the coding sequence ATGCCACTGGTGAAGTGTCCCGATTGCGGCAAGGAAGTGAGCGACCAGGCGCCGACCTGTCCTCAATGCGGGCGGCCGCTCAAGGCGCAGCCCAAGCCGGCGGATAGCCAATCCGGCATGTCGTCCATGGAAAAATGGTGGCGCCTGAGCGCGATTCTGTCCGTCTTTTCCATGGTTTTCTCCATGATTTTTTCGTTCTTCGGCTGGTTTGGCCGATTGTTCCGGCGCGACTGA